In Chitinophaga oryzae, the sequence CCGCTGTAATATTCTTTGAAGAATTCCAGCCGTTGTTCCTGTATCATCAGGAACTTCTGCGGAATGCCGCCTTTGCGGATGGCGAGGGTAAAGATGTTATCTGTACCAACTTCGTCATAGTAATGGGAGCCATTGTCCAGGTCTTTGGTATAGGCGCCGTAGAGGTACATCCGCGGATGTCTTTTCAGCAGCCAGAGAGCGGACATTTTACCTTTATACACATTGTCTTTAAAGCCGTAGGCCAGGTACCCGTACAGGTACAGGTCTTTGTTGAACTTAGGCGTGGTGCCGAGGTCCAGCCGCAGGCGGAACCCTTCCAGCCGGTTCTGGGAAAAGAGGTAGTAGTAAGGACCCCATTCGATGGGCCCGAACGGTTTGTAGCCGGTGGCCAGGAAGCGGATGGTATTGGAATATTTCTGAAAGAGGGGCATCCGCTGCAGGGTATCGATCATTTTGTAGATACCCATCTCATTTTTACTGAGGGTGTCAGGGCGGTTGTCGACCCAGAAAGACTCTTTGCGGACGCGGGCGCTGTCGAGCACTACGACGGCCTCCGGGTATTTTTTGTCACCGAAGATGTTGGTGGCGGCGGTGTCATTGGTAATGACATTGTCGTAGGTAGTGCTTTTGCGGCCGATGAAGTCGAAGGTCTTGCCCGGTTTGGGGCTGGGCGCCCAGAAATCGGCCACGAACTTGTCTTTGTAGAGGAACCAGGTGCTGTCCTGCAGCTGCCGGAATTCCTGTACCATGCTCACGCGGCGGACGAAGTTGATGTTGGCGTCTTTCGGAACGGACATCGTGGCTTTCATCACGGCGTAGGTGGTGTCATGCACCCAGATATCACCGATGAAAGTGTTCTCTCCTTTTCGTTTAGGCGTAAAATTAAGTTTGATGAACCGCTGGCTGCTGATATATTGTGTGTCAGCTATTTTATAGTCGTAATAAAAGGCGCCGTTGTGGTGGATGGGGCTCACGAACTGCTTGTCAAATACCGGGATGAAGTTATTGTAAACGTTGATGTTCTGGTACATGCCGCCGAGGAACTTCGTGACGCTTTCGTTGTCGATGCCCGACGTTCGGGCGGCTTTGATGATTTCTTTGGTTTTGCGGGGGCTGGACTGGAAATAATAGTCCGACAGCGATTCTGTCAGGAAGATGGGTAAAAACGGTTTGTCTTCCGACGTGCTGTCTATATTATTAAGAATGAAAGCAAAGGGTTTGGTGAACCGGTTTTTGGACAGTTTTTCCTTGTTCAGGTTTTTCATGTCCAGCTCCAGTTTGTTGTATACTTCGTATTTATAGTTGTCGAGCCGGTTATAGTTGTTTTCCGGTTTATGTTTGACGATCTGTTTGAGGAGGATCAGGGCGAAGTTAACGTTGGCTTTTATTTCGTATGTTTTCAGGGATACATCGGAGCGGGTGACTTCAAAATTGATGGTCTGTTCTTTCAGCGTGCGGTCGACCGGCATTTTGAGAATAGTATACCCCATTACCCTGACCAGTAGTGAATCTGACGGGATAACATTTAACTCGAATAAAAATTTTCCTTCAGCGTTGCTCACCATACCGGTTTGCGTACCATCAAACTGAAGGGTAGCGAAGGGGATGATTTCCTGTGAGTGCGCATCTCTCACTGTTCCACTGACCTTATATTGCTGCGCCTTCAATTCCGTACACCAAACGCTTATGCCTATTAGGACTGCTATAATTCTTTTCCAACCAAACATATCTGACAACAATATTAGAGTATTTAACGCTAATCTGTATAGTTGCTTACCTGAAGGTAACGCAGTTATGACGAAAAAAATATATTTTGAATTAACAGAAATTATTTTAGCTTTGTATTGCAAAGTGCTTTTCACTATGACGGAAGATCAACAACATCTGCAGACGTTAACGGACATCAAGCGTATCATGGAGCGCAGCAGCCGGTTTATTTCGCTGAGCGGGCTGAGTGGCGTGTCTGCGGGACTGTGTGCCCTGGTGGGCGCCTGGCTGGCGCGTGTGTGGCTGGTGGCTTATTATGAGCGCTGGGACAGCACCGGCGTGTACAATGATGCAGACTATGCCGATCTGAAAGTTAAGTTGATCGTAACGGCACTGGTAGTGATGGCGGCTGCGATAACCGGAGGTCTTTTCTTCACCTGGCGCAGGGCGCGGCGAAACAATCTGCCTATATGGGACGTGACCACCCGCAAGGTGCTGATCAACCTTTGTATCCCGTTGGCGGCAGGCGGCGCTTTTGCAGCCGGACTGCTATACAATCACATGGAAGCGGTGGTAGCCCCTACCTGCCTGGTGTTTTACGGGTTGGCGCTGGTGAATGCCAGTAAGTACACATTGCCGGAATTACGTTACCTGGGCGTCCTGGAAGTCCTGCTGGGTATCGGCAACCTTTTCCTTTTGCGTAAAGGGCTTTATTTTTGGGCAGTGGGGTTTGGTGTGCTGCACATCATTTATGGTATTGCAATGTGGCTGAAATATGAGAGAAAGGGAAGCATTCAATAATTAGCATGAATCCGATCGGTAATTTAAACAAGATATTTGAGAGCCGCATCCGACTGGGTGTAATGAGTGTCTTAATGGTAAATAACGAGGTCAATTTTAATGACCTTAAACAGATGCTGGAGGTAACCGACGGCAATCTGGCTTCCCACCTCAATACGCTGGAAGAAAACGGCTATATCAAAGTATACAAGGGGTTTATTGGCCGTAAAACCAATACCACCTACGCTATTACCGCTGCCGGCGAAAAAGCGTTTAAAGGCCACCTGGTGGCCCTCGAACATATGATCAAATTCACGAAATAATTTTTTTTGCCTTTTTACTTTGAATCACAAAGTACTTTTAAAAAAGTAAACACCATGGAAGTTCCTGAAAACAAACTCAACCCTTCTTTCTTTAGCCGTTATGCCTACGCCTTTAAGGCGATAGTGATCTTCATTATGGTCATGGTACTGCTGATTCCTACCGCCATGATCATGGACGTTATCCGCGAACGCCAGGACCGCCAGGCTTCTGCCGTGGAAGAAGTCAGCAGCCGCTGGGGATACGAGCAGCACATTACCGGGCCTATATTGGCCATTCCCTATACCGTTGCCGGTTCAGCCAACAGTACCTATGTGTACCTGTTGCCTGAACAATTAAAAATCAATGGCGAATTGTTGCCCCAAAAACTTAAAAGAGGCATCTTCAGCGTGGCGGTCTACGACGCCAAAATGCAGCTGAGCGGCACCTTCAGCCCCACCGCCCTCTACAAATCAGGCGTACCGCCATCCGCACTGAAATGGGACCAGGCATCCATTATCATGGGCATCACCGACCTGCGTGGCATAGACAACCAGGTTAAAATGGTCTGGAACGGGAAAACATTTCCTTTCAGCCCCGGCGTGGTCAATACTGACCTCTTCAAAAGCGGGATACAGTCCCCGGTATCGCTGGCCTCCGGCGATACCGCGGCCCTCGGGGGCAGCTTCACCGTGGAGGTAGGCGTGAAAGGCTCCGGCAGGATCAGCTTCTCCCCTGTCGGTAAAACCACCACTGTACATACCAGCTCCAGCTGGCCCGACCCCAGCTTCGACGGCGCCTTCCCGCCGAAAGACCGCCGCGTGGACGCAAAAGGCTTCAGCGCCTCCTGGGAAATACAGGACCTGAACCGTGAATACCCGCAGAGCTGGGCCGGCAACAAATACGATATCCACAGCGCGGACTTCGGCATTAAATTTTTTATGCCCGCTGAAAGCTACCAGCAGTCCATCAGAGCGGTGAAATACGCCATCCTCGTGATAGGGCTCACCTTTATCATCTTCTATTTTATTGAACTCTCCCAACGCCGCGCCATTCATCCATTGCAATATGCCCTCGTAGGCCTCGCCCTCTGTATTTTTTATACCCTGCTGATATCCATATCAGAACAGCTTAACTTTGCACTGGCCTACCTGATCGCCAGCGGATTGACCATTGCCCTGATAACCCTTTATGTGGCCAGCGCCTATAAAAACAGCCGTATCGCTGCAGGCATCGGTGGTACCTTGCTGCTGTTGTACGGTTTTATCTATGTGATTATCAGCGCGGAAGACCAGGCCCTCCTGATGGGAAGCATCGGACTCTTCCTTACACTGGCCGCTATCATGTACTTCAGCAGAACGATCAAATGGGACAAATTATCTGAGAAATCAACAGTACAATAAAATATGAGGAAAGATTCTTATTTCAGCAGACGGTTGGCCAGTTTCGGATATGCTTTCAGCGGTATTGCGGCTTTTCTTCGCAGTGAACCCCACGCCCGCATCCATCTGGTGGCTACAATCGCGGTAACGGCAGCCGGCTGCTGGTATAAGCTCTCCAGGATGGAATGGATCTTGCTGATCATTACCATCGCGATGGTCTGGATCACGGAAATGCTGAACACCGTCGTAGAAAAAATCATGGACCACCTGTCGCCCGACTACCATCCGCGTGTAAAGTGGATCAAAGACGTGGCGGCAGGAGCCGTGCTGATAACCGCCATCGCCGCCGTCGGCATCGGCGCACTGATATTTATCCCCCATATCCTGTAAACGGTTATTCATCATTAAAACATCAGAAACCATGCGTCTGAAAGGCATCTTCCGTTTGATCCGGCAGCGAATCACGAAAAACCAACAAACATATACGCTGTACTTTTCTATCTTATTCAGCCTGGCACTCCTGTGCTATCGCGTATACCATTCCGGTACCTACCTGCGCGTATCGCTGGTATGGAACCTCTTCCTGGCATACGTGCCCTTTGCCATCACCCGCTGGATGGAAAAACATCCCGCTGAAACCGGCAACCGGCTTACCTGGTACAGCTGCTTCGTGGCCTGGCTGCTGTTCATTCCGAACGCGCCCTATATCCTCACAGACCTGTTCCACCTTTTTGATGGCGGCGTTCCCCTCTGGTTCGACCTGTTCCTCATCTTCTCCTTTGCCTGGAACGGCATGATACTCGGCTACATGTCTATCCGCAGCATGGAACACCTCTGGCGCGCCCGCCACACCCGCTGGCCGGCATGGCTGTTCACCTTCCCGGTAATGTTCCTCTGCGGCATGGGCGTTTACATCGGCCGCTACCTCCGCTACAACAGCTGGGACGTGGTAAAAGATCCGCTGACGCTCCTCGGTGATATGAGAGACATCGTACTGCACCCGGTAGAAAACCGCAGCGCATGGGCCTTCACCGTTTGCATGGGCATTTTCCTCAGCCTCATGTATCCGCTGTTCCGAAAACAATCCACCTGATCATTTTGGGATTTTTTGATTTACGATTTTTTGATTTCGGGATTTCGGGGACCATAACATTTTTTGATTTACGATTTTTTGATTTTTTGATTTCGGGGACCATAACAACGAATTATAATAAAAGAAACGACCGAAGCGACATTTAATCGCTTCGGTCGTTTCTTATTCGCTTTTATGATACCCGAAATCCAGAAATCAAAAAATCGTAAATCGTAAATCAAAAATCCACTCCCATGCCGAAATACCAGATCGGGCTGCCGCGGAAGAACGCTACCATCGGCCAACCGGCGTCTACACGGAGGAAGTAACCGGCGATGGTCGTACGGGCGCCGAAGCCATAACCACCGATAAACGGACCGAGGAAACCTTCTTTGATGCGGGTGGTCACCACGCCGTTATCGTCATTGTAGTTGGTGTAATTGGCGTCTTTAAAGCTCAGCTTCTCATTCCATGCAGTGCCGATATCCATGAAGGTGGTCACCTGGAAGTTGCGCAGGAAAGCGGAGTTGATAGGTTTCTCGATAAAAGTGGCGAACACCGGCAGGCGTAATTCTGTGTTCAGCAGCATCACGTTGTTACCGTTCTTCGCATTCTGTTTGTAACCACGCAGGTTCTCCGCCAGCGTCTGGAATGCGTAATTGGCGCTCATATTCACCGGTGTATTGGTGTTGATCTGCGGGTTCAGCCAGTTGTCGATGCCACCGAGGTAGTACAGCAGCTTACGCGTGCCCCAGGACATGTCCAGGGAGAAGCGGGTAGCCCAGATGAAGTTGCGGTAGATCTTCTCGTAGTGCCTGATGTCAACGCCCATATTATAGGTGAACCGTCCGCCGGTAGCGGGCGCGTTCGGGTTGAATATCTCATTCAGGCCACCGTTGGTCAGCTGGGAGTTGATTTCTCCGTAAACTTTGTAACGGGTACCGTTCCAGATGTTGATCGCCGGATTGATGGTATTGTCATACACATATTCCAGGCGTCCCAGTGCATAGCTCTCACTGTAGTTTTTGCTCAGCAGGGATGGTTTTTCCACGGCCTGGGTCACCAGCTTGTCGGTACGGTAGCCAACAGACAGACGGATGCTTCGTACCTGGTCAAACGGATAACGGGCTTCCACCTGGTACAGGTTGGTGATGAATTTGGCCGGCGCCCTGAACTGCCCCAGCTGCGGATCGCTGACGATCACGTCGCTGTTCTTGTCTACCTTACGGTAGTAGGTGAACTTGTAATCGAAACGTTTCTTCAGGTAGTTGGCCGTGAAGAAATATTCAGATCCCTGCAGGGAGGACGGGATACGGAAACCACCGTTGAACTTCAGGTCTTCAAACAGATCGCTGACGCCTATACGGATTAAACCATTCACCGGGTCGGTCAAACGGATAGGGCCGGACGGAGGACCGGTAAACGGCTGGTATTTGTTGATCAGGATAGAGTTGTCCAGTTGCAGCACCAGGTAGTCGGAGGCAAACTTGAACTTATACGGGAACATTTTCGCCTTTTTGAGTACCGGTTCTTCTCTTTTCTTTTCAAACAGGCCCGGTATGGAAGACGACGGCGTACTGCCGATGTTATTACGGCTGGTAGTGGTGTCTGCCGGTTCGTTGCTGAATTCGTTCTGGAAGAAGTTGGTATGGGTAGACGTGTCTTTAGGCGCCTGCTCGTTATAAGTGGGCAAACCCAGGCGGAGGCTGTCGGCATGCATTTCCGCCCTGCGATAGTTCGTCGGTCTGGCGGTGATGTTCCTTTTCTTGAGCACGTTGGTGTCTACTTTCAGCTTCATTAACCGTTTGATACCGGCGTAACCTACCACTTCAGATACTTCTCCCTGCTCGCCGGTGATGCGGGATTCCTGGATACCGTACGGGTAGTTGGATATCGGGAAGGTGTAGGTAGAGTCCATGGTAATGGCTACCGCCTGCACGGAATCGGGGGCGGTAGTGCCGTAGGCGGCGAGGGCAGAATCCAGTTCTTCTTTCTCCGGGTTGTGGAGGATCTCTGAGCCCACAAAGAAAAGCGAGTCCACTCCGGCGTTTTTGGATTTAAAGAAACCGGCATAACGGTTACGGATACCGTTAGCGTCTGACACGAAGGTGAAGTGGGTGGTGTTATACTGCATCGGCAGCCTGGCATCGCCGTACTTCAGGTCGGTTAGCTGGGTGATCTGTTTTTCGCTGCTTTTGTTCCAGTTGTCCACCATGAAGATGTTGAACGGCCGGTTAGGCAGGGTGGTATCGCTGCCTCTTCCTTTAGGCACGGGCCTGTTGGAGGAGTAGATGATACCGCTTTTACCCGGGAAAGCCGCGAAAGACGGGTCCAGGTCGTCGTATACGTCGTTGGTGATATGATCTGTCTTGGAATTGCTGATGCTGTAGGTGAAAATGTCGGTATGTCCGTTTTTGATGGCAGACAGCAGGAGGGTGTTTTCCTGTACCGGCATGTATTTGAAGTCCACCACGCGGTCAAACTGCGGGAGGTCCTGTCGTAGGGTCGTTTTAGTGATGAGGTCGTAGACCATCAGTTTGGTCTTGCCTTCATGTTCATATACAACGGCAAGGCGGTTGCCTTTGGTGTTCCAGGCCATCAGCGGATAGTTCGGGTCCACCTGGTTGGCCAGCTGCATCACACCGCTGCGCAGGAGTACTTTGGGTTTGTTCCAGCCCAGTTGTATCTGTACGCGGTAGACGCCTTTTTTGAATTCCACCACGGCATAGGAGTTGTTTTTAGGATTGGGGTTGAAGCGATAGTAGTCGGATTTGCCGATTTCCTGGGCCACAATGGTGCGGCCTTTGGCAGATGTTTTCCGTCTGCGGTTATCTTCGGCAAAGCGTTTCTGGTAAAAAACAAAGAAGTCCTGCGTGGCTTTTTTGGGTGTCTGGTTGAGCACCTGCTCAAAGCCTTTTTTCAGGCCCCTGTTGATACGGGTGATATACATCAGGTAAGGAACGGCGTCTTTACCATATTTGCTTTCCACATAATACCAGAAGCCCTGGCCGGCCAGCAGCGGCTTATCGTAGGCCAGCTGGTTGAAATTGTTGTATTTGCCGGACAGCAGCACGGATTTCAGTTCCTCGTCCAGCTTGGCGTTCCAGTTTTCGGCGGCGTAGGCGATAAAGCCGTCGGTAAACCATTTGGGGAAATCTATCAGGGCGGCGTTACCGGCAAATTCACCTATATCTTCCCCGAAGAGGAGGGTTTCCAGCAAAATGCGGGCTATCCCCTGCCGGATCTGCCGGTGCAGGTTTTCATGGTTACCATCAAAATAAACGATCATTTTATTACCTACCAGCTTCGTCACGCCCCCGGTGTTCTGCCAGTCCACGCCAATACCGATATTGGACTGTTTCATCTCCCCGAAGCTGTTATAGACCACAATATTGATGCGCTGTCGGGGATTGGATTCCATGAACTGCTCTATTCCGGGCAATTCCTTTTCGGCTACCTGGGTCACATACTTGCCCAGTTCCAGCCCGTTCTGGCTGAAATAGGTGTTGAAATGCCGGCTTTGATAGTATCTCCACTTAAAATTCTTGAACTGAACGCGATTTTGGCCGAATTCAACTGTATTGGTCTGGGCTTGAGTAACAAATGTTCCAAGTAATAGGGCACCGAATAATAACCTGGTAATAAATCTGTTCATACAGAAAGTATTGATAATATTGTGATCTGTTTTAAAATTAGCTAAAAATCAGGTAACAATGATCGAAATCCAACAATTCACTTTTGGTCCTCTTCAGGAAAACACCTACCTGCTTATTAACGGAAAAAGGGAATGTATAATTATAGACCCGGGTTGTTATTTTCAGGACGAAAGAAAAGAATTATTGCAATATATACAAACGGAACAGTTAAATGTTACGAGATTGCTCAACACCCACTGCCACTTTGATCACATCTTTGGAAACAAACTGGTGTCGGAGACCTATGGGGTAAAACCCGAGTTCCATGAAAAGGAACAGGTGGTGATGGACAACTCCCAGGCGGTGGGCTCGATGTATAACCTGCCTTTTGACCCCTCTCC encodes:
- a CDS encoding DUF5686 family protein → MRDAHSQEIIPFATLQFDGTQTGMVSNAEGKFLFELNVIPSDSLLVRVMGYTILKMPVDRTLKEQTINFEVTRSDVSLKTYEIKANVNFALILLKQIVKHKPENNYNRLDNYKYEVYNKLELDMKNLNKEKLSKNRFTKPFAFILNNIDSTSEDKPFLPIFLTESLSDYYFQSSPRKTKEIIKAARTSGIDNESVTKFLGGMYQNINVYNNFIPVFDKQFVSPIHHNGAFYYDYKIADTQYISSQRFIKLNFTPKRKGENTFIGDIWVHDTTYAVMKATMSVPKDANINFVRRVSMVQEFRQLQDSTWFLYKDKFVADFWAPSPKPGKTFDFIGRKSTTYDNVITNDTAATNIFGDKKYPEAVVVLDSARVRKESFWVDNRPDTLSKNEMGIYKMIDTLQRMPLFQKYSNTIRFLATGYKPFGPIEWGPYYYLFSQNRLEGFRLRLDLGTTPKFNKDLYLYGYLAYGFKDNVYKGKMSALWLLKRHPRMYLYGAYTKDLDNGSHYYDEVGTDNIFTLAIRKGGIPQKFLMIQEQRLEFFKEYYSGFSHQITLLHKQARPYEPLPTANFYPKTVSSRDPLTTTEVEVKLRWAFHEQFLEGNYYRISLGSKYPITELKLAAGIPGILNSGQQYQRVSLSVSDYVKLPPFGSLYYNVFGGKIFGTVPYTSLEVHPGNEIYYYNKYAFNMMNRFEFLSDQYVGFNVEHTIGNGIFGYIPLIKKLKWRQFWTAKGVVGSLSQSNKQLNLYNGYPFRTLQGNPYLEVGTGIENIFKFLRVDFIWRVAPDVLPDEPANKKFGVFGSFKLQF
- a CDS encoding transcriptional regulator → MVNNEVNFNDLKQMLEVTDGNLASHLNTLEENGYIKVYKGFIGRKTNTTYAITAAGEKAFKGHLVALEHMIKFTK
- the creD gene encoding cell envelope integrity protein CreD: MEVPENKLNPSFFSRYAYAFKAIVIFIMVMVLLIPTAMIMDVIRERQDRQASAVEEVSSRWGYEQHITGPILAIPYTVAGSANSTYVYLLPEQLKINGELLPQKLKRGIFSVAVYDAKMQLSGTFSPTALYKSGVPPSALKWDQASIIMGITDLRGIDNQVKMVWNGKTFPFSPGVVNTDLFKSGIQSPVSLASGDTAALGGSFTVEVGVKGSGRISFSPVGKTTTVHTSSSWPDPSFDGAFPPKDRRVDAKGFSASWEIQDLNREYPQSWAGNKYDIHSADFGIKFFMPAESYQQSIRAVKYAILVIGLTFIIFYFIELSQRRAIHPLQYALVGLALCIFYTLLISISEQLNFALAYLIASGLTIALITLYVASAYKNSRIAAGIGGTLLLLYGFIYVIISAEDQALLMGSIGLFLTLAAIMYFSRTIKWDKLSEKSTVQ
- a CDS encoding diacylglycerol kinase family protein, whose translation is MRKDSYFSRRLASFGYAFSGIAAFLRSEPHARIHLVATIAVTAAGCWYKLSRMEWILLIITIAMVWITEMLNTVVEKIMDHLSPDYHPRVKWIKDVAAGAVLITAIAAVGIGALIFIPHIL
- a CDS encoding DUF1361 domain-containing protein; the encoded protein is MRLKGIFRLIRQRITKNQQTYTLYFSILFSLALLCYRVYHSGTYLRVSLVWNLFLAYVPFAITRWMEKHPAETGNRLTWYSCFVAWLLFIPNAPYILTDLFHLFDGGVPLWFDLFLIFSFAWNGMILGYMSIRSMEHLWRARHTRWPAWLFTFPVMFLCGMGVYIGRYLRYNSWDVVKDPLTLLGDMRDIVLHPVENRSAWAFTVCMGIFLSLMYPLFRKQST
- a CDS encoding MBL fold metallo-hydrolase, encoding MIEIQQFTFGPLQENTYLLINGKRECIIIDPGCYFQDERKELLQYIQTEQLNVTRLLNTHCHFDHIFGNKLVSETYGVKPEFHEKEQVVMDNSQAVGSMYNLPFDPSPMPGRYIVEGEKIAFGDHELDVLFTPGHSPGSISFYCADQHFVIGGDVLFYQSIGRTDLPGGNHATLLNSIREKLFVLPDDTRVFPGHGPATTVGFEKKYNPFLI